The Hujiaoplasma nucleasis DNA window AATTTCGTCGGTGATTTCATCTACAGACTTTTTATAAATATCCATATCAAGTCCATGGACTTGATTTAAATGTTTCATTACTTTAATAGAATGTGGATAATCTAAATATTTTTCAACCAAAGCATGGTCTCTAAATAAATCTTCCGGTGAACCATCAAAGATTTTTTCACCATCATTCATCACAATGGTTCTTTTAAAATACTGATAAAGCAAATCCATATCATGAGTAATAACAATAATAGATTTATTGGTTTGTTTATGAATACTTAAAAAAAGTTCCATTAATACTTTTTTCCCATGAGGGTCTAAGCCAGAAGTTGGTTCATCCAAAACAAGTATTTGAGGATCCATTGCTAATATGCCAGCTATAGAAGCTCTTTTTTTCTCTCCACCTGATAAATTATAGGGATTTCTATTATAGTAACTTTCATCTAAACCAACTAAACGTAAAGCATCTTTAGCTAGTTTTTCAGCTTTTTCTTTTTCTATATGAAAATTAAGAGGACCAAACATGACATCCTTTAATACAGTTTCCTCAAATAACTGATACTCAGGAAACTGGAATACTAGACCAACTTTTTGTCTAATGCTGTTGTATGATATTTTTTTATTGCGCTTGCTGGTAATCTTCTTACCAAAGATTTCAACTTCACCTTCAGTAGGAAATATTAAAGCATTCATATGTTTGGCCAAAGTTGTTTTACCTGATCCAGTATGTCCAACCAAAGCAATGAATTCTCCGGTATCTTGAATTTCCAAGGATATTTTATAGATGGCTGAAGCACTAATTTTAGAAAACGAACTATATTGATGTGTTACTTCATTGAAACGTATGCCCATAATGTCTCCTTAATCTGATGAAAATCATGATCATCAAGTAAATTAGCCACATCTAAAGCGACTGGTAATTCTAGATACGAATGTATGAATAAGTCCCTATCTTTCATTAAAATATTGACTTTATCATAAGCAGCAACTTCCCCATCTTTTAATATCATTAACTTATCAGCCATTAAAGCTTCATTAATATCGTGTGTAATCATAATAATGGTTAAACCTTCTTTATGGAGTTGTTTAATATATGACATCAACTCTTCTCTAGCTGAA harbors:
- a CDS encoding energy-coupling factor transporter ATPase, which gives rise to MGIRFNEVTHQYSSFSKISASAIYKISLEIQDTGEFIALVGHTGSGKTTLAKHMNALIFPTEGEVEIFGKKITSKRNKKISYNSIRQKVGLVFQFPEYQLFEETVLKDVMFGPLNFHIEKEKAEKLAKDALRLVGLDESYYNRNPYNLSGGEKKRASIAGILAMDPQILVLDEPTSGLDPHGKKVLMELFLSIHKQTNKSIIVITHDMDLLYQYFKRTIVMNDGEKIFDGSPEDLFRDHALVEKYLDYPHSIKVMKHLNQVHGLDMDIYKKSVDEITDEIKKAVKS